The genomic stretch ATTGCTTTGGACCGCTACTTACTTATTCGAGACCCCATGTGCCACCGTGTTTGGATGACAGGCATCAAGACAGCAGGTCTCATTTCAGCGGTGTGGATAGTGGCTGCACTCGTGTCCTTTTTGCCTATATATTCAGGGGGGCAGGAACCATTAAACTTTGACATTCACGAGGTGGGCACCAACATTTGTCATTATGAAGTTACCGTtgagtttgttgttggttttaacacaGTCAGTTTCGGGATCCCTTGTATCATCATGGTCGTCATCTACTCTAAGATACTTGTGTATGCGCGctaccacgccaaagagatcaAGAGAACAACCTTGCCAACTCCGGGACACCAATCTAtgtcgaaaaaacgaaaaatcGTGAGGAGGGATCGCAAGGCGCTGTGGACCCTGGGGACCATCATGGGGGCCTTCTTGGCCTGCTGGCTGCCCATTTCTATAACTGTGTCTTATTACGCTATATGCCCCGAGTGCGTGTCGCCTTTGGTTTTCCGGGCACTGGCCTGGTTGGGTCATTTCAACTCATGCCTCAACCCAATTATCTATTCCATATTTAACAAAGAATTCCGCTCTGCTTTCCATAAGCACCTCTGTCCATGTCGGGCCCAAAACAGACATATTCGTACGCGTGTCGGGACGGACACTACACGCGCCTTGCCAACTACTGCTGGGACGATGGTCACCCATGCTGCCACTCCTGAGGCAGAGACATCGTTCACTCTTTCTTCATCGTCAATGTCGTTCCATAAACAAGGTTATCCGTGTCGGGCCAGcagttctacacacacagtgcCAGTGTTCTCTCTTGGATCATCGGCACCTAATAACAAGGTTACCCGTGTCGGGCCGGCAGTTCAACACACAATGCCAGCTACTGAGACAGTGTTCTACCTTGGATCATCGGCACCTTAAcaacacgggggataacctgtcaaaggccgaacagaagccgaaggccgctcatgacacgtgtgaaggcaagttttgtctgttttctaggtattgtttgatttatgtggggatttaaggtaagctactgattcagcgatgactaaatttgtttctcgatgcataaaaaatcagggagcgattgatatttgcccgtaaatagccttcaaagctgaaaatgtccgcgatcgagcaccggaaatggctgttcgatgggttttgcaagtagaaatgtgctttatttcaccaaatcagctcgtatttggtgtgggtacgggattctagaggacgaaggagtcataagaggtgcaaagaagtgctatttgggagaagaataaatcttccgagacagtagacaagagaaggtcatatttgagtgATGCGCGTacgccgattgtctttccgacaagcgaatgatacagcagattaaccattcgttttgaccagaaacctagtctctagtttttacgaatgagttttttaattaaaacaatcacgagaactctctcgcttagcctaatggctgttcgatgggtttcgcaagtagaaatgtgctttatttcaccaaatcagctcgtatttgacatcggtttggtatatatatatatatattttataatcctaccgcgaactggatagcagacgcggcacgactgttgcaccacactttgaagtaatcccacactttgaagtaaattacttcaaagtgtggggatgtgccccacactttgaagtaaacccattttttacttcaaagtgtggggggatcttcccacactttgaagtaaactcagtttttacttcaaagtgtttgagcctgatgattttgtccaaagaaatggcagtcttttggatgagtgaacagaaaaagtgagcgagccaagaaacatagtgatgtttgttatcaggcttttaagcaatgtcccattattgagtgtgacgaaaactcgtggtgacgattttaaaacatgttgggtcacgcatggtccaatcttacatggtccaatcttacatggtccaaccttatatggtccaaccttacatggtccaatcttacatggtccaatcttacatggtccaaccttacatggtccaatcttacatggcccaatcttgcatggtccaatcttacatggtccaaccttacatggtccaacattacatggtccaaccttacatggtccaaccttacatggtccaatattacatgtccaaccttacatggtccaaccttacatggtccaatcttacatggtccaatattacatggtccaaccttacatggtccaaccttacatggtccaacctgacatggtccaatcttacatggtccaaccttacatggtccaatcttacatggtccaatcttacatggtccaatattacatggtccaaccttacatggtccaatcttacatggtccaatagtatatatatggaccatgtaagattggaagACCATgtaatcttacatggtccatatatatattattggaccatgtaagattggaccatgtaaggttggaccatgtaagattggaccatgtaaggttggaccatgtaaggttggaccatgtaagattggaccatgtaagattggaccatgcgtgacccaacatgttttaaaatcgtcaccacgagttttcgtcacactcaacaatgggacattgcttaaagcctgataacaaacatcactatgtttcttggctcgctcactttttctgttcactcatccaaaagactgccattttttttgacaaaatcatcaggctcaaacaggcgatgcaaaagtcccacgctttgaagtaagttacttcaaagtgtgggaagatccccccacactttgaagtaaaaactgagtttacttcaaagtgtgggaagatccccccacactttgaagtaaaaaatgggttcacagtcgtgccgcgtctgctatccagttcgcggtaggattagaaaatatatatatataccaaaccgatgtcaaatacgagctgatttggtgaaataaagcacatttctacttgcgaaacccatcgaacagccattaggctaagcgagagagttctcgtgattgttttaattaaaaaactcattcataaaaactagagactaggtttctggtcaaatctgctgtatcattcgcttgtcggaaagacaatcggcctacgcgcatcactcaaatatgaccttctcttgtctactgtctcggaagatttattctactcccaaatagcacttctttgcacctcttatgactccttcgtcctctagaatcccgtacccacaccaaatacgagctgatttggtgaaataaagcacatttctacttgcaaaacccatcgaacagccatttccggtgctcgatcgcggacattttcagctttgaaggctatttacgggcaaatatcaatcgctccctgactttttatgcatcgagaaacaaatttagtcatcgctgaatcagtagcttaccttaaatccccacaaaaatcaaacaatacctagaaaacagacaaaacttgccttcacacgtgtcatgagcggccttcggcttctgttcggcctttgacaggttatcccccgtgtaaCAAGGTTTTTCGTGTCGGGCCAGCAGTTCTAAATACACACTGCCAGCTACTAAGACAGTGTTCTCCCTTGGATCTTCGGCACCTTAACAAGGTTATTCGTGTCGGGCCGGCAGTTCAACACACAATGCCAGCTACTGAGACAGTGTTCTACCTTGGATCATCGGCACCTTAACAAGGTTATTCGTGTCGGGCCGGCAGTTCAACACACAATGCCAGCTACTGAGACAGTGTTCTACCTTGGATCATCGGCACCTTAACAAGGTTATTCGTGTCGGGCCGGCAGTTCAACACACAATGCCAGCTACTGAGACAGTGTTCTCCCTTGGATCATCGGCACCTCTGTCCATACTGTTTCTAAACCAAAGTTATTCGTGTCGTGCGGGCAGTTACACAAACACTACCAATGACCGAGACAGCGTTCTCCCTTGGATCATCGGCACCTCTGTTCATATCGTCAATGTCGTTCCATAACCAAGGTTATTCGTGtagggccggtgtaacacgaaatttttacttcacgaaaaatttactccggagtaaaaatgtcgtacgaaattcctactccgagtacacctttcgtacgagaaaagaactccccaaggcacgaacaaattactccctctaCGAAATTTCTACtctccattttttttacttccagtaaaaatcttgtacgggaaaatgggatgcgggcgaagggttaatgccaatatgtgatctcgcgcacacgaatgtcgcgctaccctccctccaccccttccaccaccaagactaacagggaacaagggagtaaaaatgtcgtgcacctggcatggaaagttaaattgctcgtgttagggcgaagtaatttattcgttatttattcgtcaggggagtaatatttttgtacgaaatgtttactcggaactcacaaCGTGGGgggtaattttctcgtgtaatgggggagtacgtttttcgtaaagggagtaacattttcgtacgacatttttactccggagtgtTACACCGGCAATTGCACAAACACTACCAACTATTGAGACAGCGTTCTCCCTTGATTTATCTCTATAGCATTACTTTAATTGAATATTGAATATGAATCACTAGCGAAATAAAAGCTCTATGTATTGAACTTTTACACTTTCAGATAAACGTATATatatacagggccggaccaaatgagttgtaaggggggggggggttcctcctgttttgggggggcaaatttgcaggcgcgcgaactaggttgggggggggggcatgctcccccggaaaatttttgaaaaacggttaaaatctgtgcaatctggtgcattctgggccttgttttgagggttaagagcagcattgttttggtgctaaaactagtaaaaaaaacaacactcaaagcaaggtacacgCTTTTTCCaagggtggggttccggaacccctggaaccccccccccccccccccctgggtccggccctgtatatatatatcttgacACGATGTTTCCAAGGCCAAATCTGTGTGATGGTGTGTACGTGTTGCAATCCATAGGTTTTGATTGAAGGCCGAGACCAAAGACGCATCACACTTCACACAGTTCAAGACTAGTCTCGGCCAGCCTCGTTTTCCTGAACCATGAAGCTAGAAAAAAGACACTTTTGTACCAACAAGCCACACAGTTTGGCAACAAAGAAtgcttctttatcatgtattatgcttctttatcatgtattatgcTTCTTAGTCATGTATTACTGATTAtgcttctttatcatgtattatcgggaaGAACATGCCTCAATTTGAAGTCAGTATGCATTCGttggatacctccagcttcgctgaaataatggtctcagttcgcggtcatgaaaaatgcgagcttcagcgagtaATTTGTCATGATACGCTGACTTCGACCATTCTTTGTAATACCCAGTGGCCACTAAGACTCAGCGTGTAACCAGCTACGTACTGTGTTCTGCGGGCGTTTTGACTGACCAAACGTGTTGAGAAAAGCATCCACatgtgagggccccaaagggtttataatcgtgatcgtgattggcgttttttacctttctgtgaccgtgattgccgaaatttccatttctgtgatcgtgatgggactttgcccgtgatccgtgatgacaaaaaaatcaagtctcgtgatcgtgatcgtcatttgttttcgtgatcgtgatgggcattattgcaaagcattttattttcaacgtacatttttcacagctgtatcactctatgatcctctattcgtcaaggtgtttgtgatcgtgaaaacaaaaaccaaggtaactgtgatcgtgaaagctaaaatttcccttcccgtgatcgtgatgatacccccccccccccccccccattgggGCCCTCACATGTTATtggttatgaaaagaaaagaaagagtaCGAAAGTATGTTTGAGTCTTGCAAGATTTTGTTCACAACGATTTCTGCCCTGGAAGGAAAATAATGAAGATGTCAgggcatacgccgatttcgagg from Littorina saxatilis isolate snail1 linkage group LG16, US_GU_Lsax_2.0, whole genome shotgun sequence encodes the following:
- the LOC138949629 gene encoding dopamine receptor 1-like; this encodes MRMAVAHTSSLKAGESGEEPRNNNVTQPESPQGYSVLQNVIIAPLSLIIAAAIIGNLLVCIAVLTNSKLRKNSYFFNVSLAVADILVGSAVMPFATINDVSGTWPYGAAFCKFWVSMDLMSSSSSILHLCVIALDRYLLIRDPMCHRVWMTGIKTAGLISAVWIVAALVSFLPIYSGGQEPLNFDIHEVGTNICHYEVTVEFVVGFNTVSFGIPCIIMVVIYSKILVYARYHAKEIKRTTLPTPGHQSMSKKRKIVRRDRKALWTLGTIMGAFLACWLPISITVSYYAICPECVSPLVFRALAWLGHFNSCLNPIIYSIFNKEFRSAFHKHLCPCRAQNRHIRTRVGTDTTRALPTTAGTMVTHAATPEAETSFTLSSSSMSFHKQGYPCRASSSTHTVPVFSLGSSAPNNKVTRVGPAVQHTMPATETVFYLGSSAP